In Candidatus Chlorohelix allophototropha, one DNA window encodes the following:
- a CDS encoding 1-acyl-sn-glycerol-3-phosphate acyltransferase has translation MTAKADDKTFLPAYRAPRVWWRVTLFWIWYTIATVIYPRFSSLVFLRRFADKPIQVEGLENLPTSGSFVLAANHYRGAITLDVIAAILAAVQQIRPEVLEEFTLVVGQRASKRKKKPPIPARLTKKLINYSYRRWSKNVLRVALGNERASIKALREWKMRVKQHPALVFPEGKARLVFGNIRPGAGRWLNSLGLPIIPVGVWWYNGGWHVRIGKPLIWSARPELYEVQLGLNIAALLPQELAGRWLDNLKIWQEVHREPTEQHELEKSC, from the coding sequence ATGACCGCTAAAGCAGACGACAAAACTTTCTTGCCCGCTTATCGCGCGCCCAGAGTATGGTGGCGCGTGACGCTTTTCTGGATATGGTACACCATTGCAACGGTAATTTACCCGCGATTTTCAAGCCTAGTTTTCTTGCGTCGCTTTGCCGATAAGCCGATTCAGGTGGAAGGATTAGAAAATCTGCCCACTTCCGGCTCTTTTGTATTGGCGGCTAACCACTATCGGGGCGCAATTACGCTTGATGTAATAGCTGCAATACTTGCGGCAGTACAACAGATTCGCCCAGAAGTCTTGGAAGAATTTACCCTAGTGGTAGGGCAGCGCGCTTCCAAACGCAAGAAAAAACCACCAATACCCGCCCGCCTTACAAAAAAGCTGATAAACTATTCTTACCGGCGCTGGAGCAAAAATGTACTGCGAGTCGCATTGGGTAACGAGCGTGCTTCCATCAAAGCTCTGCGAGAATGGAAAATGCGCGTCAAACAGCATCCGGCGCTGGTCTTCCCGGAAGGGAAAGCGCGGTTGGTATTCGGCAATATCCGCCCCGGCGCGGGTAGATGGCTGAATTCTCTAGGGCTGCCGATAATTCCGGTAGGGGTTTGGTGGTATAACGGCGGTTGGCATGTACGAATAGGCAAACCGCTCATTTGGTCGGCGCGCCCTGAGCTATACGAAGTGCAACTTGGCTTGAACATTGCAGCCCTATTGCCGCAAGAGTTAGCAGGGCGTTGGTTGGATAACTTAAAAATATGGCAGGAGGTTCACCGGGAACCAACAGAACAACATGAACTGGAAAAATCGTGTTAA
- a CDS encoding phosphotransferase family protein, with protein sequence MTTLPTLVDEVALRLWMQANVPGKDAPIIIQRIGEGHSNLTFLVKRGTEEFVLRRPPLPPYLPTAHDVIREWRVINGLKNSRVPVPEPVAACEDNNVIGAPFYVMKRVEGYVIRDKLPPEFDNDKSRLEISQELVRAVAELHSVDYHKVGLTNLGKPEGYIARQLKRWNGQLEGAYTRDLPDLIWVSEWLKEHLPDSPPSTLVHGDYRLDNVIIGKGQPARVIAILDWELATLGDPLADLGYLLSFWSNPGDPPIPFNLEMGQISVQPGFMNRHQAVEYYAELTGTKVGNLNFYVALAIWKLAIVLEGSYKRHKLGITDDPFFETLGEGVPALAKRARGVCEGAPI encoded by the coding sequence ATGACAACGTTACCAACGCTGGTTGACGAAGTTGCTTTACGACTTTGGATGCAAGCCAATGTGCCGGGTAAGGATGCCCCGATTATAATTCAACGCATTGGAGAGGGTCATTCAAACCTTACCTTTCTGGTCAAGCGCGGCACTGAAGAATTTGTTTTACGTCGCCCACCGCTTCCACCCTATCTACCTACCGCCCACGATGTCATCCGCGAATGGCGCGTTATCAACGGGCTTAAAAATAGCCGGGTTCCGGTTCCAGAGCCGGTGGCAGCCTGTGAAGATAACAATGTAATCGGTGCGCCTTTTTATGTGATGAAACGGGTCGAGGGATATGTCATTCGTGATAAACTGCCACCCGAATTCGATAATGACAAATCCCGCCTTGAGATCTCGCAGGAATTAGTACGTGCTGTAGCGGAACTCCACTCGGTGGATTATCATAAAGTTGGACTGACTAATTTGGGCAAACCGGAAGGCTATATCGCCCGCCAGTTGAAACGTTGGAACGGGCAACTCGAAGGCGCTTATACCCGTGATCTGCCCGATTTAATCTGGGTAAGCGAATGGCTCAAGGAGCATCTTCCCGACTCTCCTCCTTCGACACTGGTTCACGGTGACTACCGCTTGGATAATGTCATAATCGGCAAGGGACAACCTGCCCGCGTAATCGCAATCCTAGACTGGGAACTCGCTACACTGGGCGATCCTTTGGCAGATTTAGGTTATCTACTCTCGTTCTGGAGCAATCCCGGAGATCCGCCGATTCCCTTCAACCTCGAAATGGGTCAAATATCGGTACAGCCCGGTTTTATGAACCGTCATCAAGCGGTTGAATATTACGCAGAACTGACCGGCACAAAAGTTGGAAACCTGAATTTCTATGTAGCGCTAGCTATCTGGAAATTGGCTATCGTGCTGGAAGGAAGCTACAAACGCCACAAGTTAGGTATCACCGACGATCCGTTCTTTGAAACCCTAGGTGAAGGCGTACCCGCACTGGCAAAACGCGCGCGGGGTGTATGTGAAGGAGCGCCAATCTAA
- a CDS encoding DUF3458 domain-containing protein: MANYHELLPSHTCSRMLALYEQREARAGGARPFPLPGDKPHYAPNREYALQHLFLDVTVHFESKSVAGVVRTTLTPINDGLDSITFDSEHTVVNKVWIEGENKALLFRHEDAKLKIDLGKPCKSNEELTIVIEYVANPRCGLYFVEPSEAYPDKKLQVWSQGQDTDNHYWFPCYDAPNQKAVTEMRITVPENMFALSNGALLETKHHPSAGTRTYHWKQAIPHSSYLITLAAAEFVEIQDNWEDIPVPYYVLPGQEEKARVSLTKTPQMIQFFSEKIGHRYPYEKYASVCVSDFIFGGMENTTATTLTETTLHDERAHQDYSSDPLLAHELAHQWFGDWLTCRDWSHGWLNEGFATYFEALWAEQDLGRDDFIYEMYQNSQIYFSEDTGHYRRPIVAYTFNMPIDLFDRHLYEKGSLVLHMIRYLLGDDLWWKTITYYVNKHKTQNVITSDLERAIEEATGFNLQGFFEQWVYKSGYPEFKLSYSYDDKSQTAKFSVAQTQEINAETSLFTLPVEIAFISESGKREIFKVELEEKEQTFYFRLAEKPLFASFDPDNWILKTVDWKRSAEQLIAQLEKDTNSFGRIIAAQELGKLGTLEAVNALSRVLANDTFWAVRAECAKALGVAKTPAAENALLTALATEKHAKVRRAITGGLGEFRTEAAVQALTKVLAGDITDIVEGSAAVALGKTKQPAAFNTLVAALSRDSFNQMVRNGAINGLVELKDSRALPIALEWTAYGKPDQNRQAATAALGKIGKILKDDEKEKVVERLTELLQDSSWRTRLQAILAAQTLGDNRHIPNLQRIVDTAVEGREIRISREAIASIRSGTAKDDEVKKLREDLDKLQSENKDLRERLETLESKIK; the protein is encoded by the coding sequence TTGGCAAATTACCATGAGTTGTTGCCTTCCCATACTTGCAGCCGCATGTTAGCCCTCTACGAACAGAGGGAAGCGCGAGCAGGAGGAGCAAGACCATTCCCATTACCGGGCGATAAACCACATTATGCGCCTAACCGAGAGTATGCCCTGCAACATTTATTCCTAGATGTTACAGTGCATTTTGAGAGCAAAAGTGTGGCGGGTGTGGTACGCACTACCCTTACGCCGATTAATGATGGGCTGGATTCAATAACTTTCGATTCTGAACATACTGTAGTCAATAAAGTGTGGATTGAGGGCGAGAATAAGGCTTTGCTTTTCAGGCACGAAGATGCAAAACTTAAAATTGACCTTGGCAAACCTTGTAAATCGAACGAAGAATTAACGATTGTAATTGAGTATGTGGCTAATCCTCGCTGTGGGCTTTATTTTGTAGAGCCTAGTGAAGCTTATCCCGATAAAAAGCTACAAGTGTGGTCGCAGGGGCAAGATACCGATAACCACTACTGGTTTCCATGCTACGATGCGCCAAATCAGAAAGCTGTTACCGAAATGCGAATTACGGTGCCGGAGAATATGTTTGCTCTGTCAAATGGCGCCTTACTTGAAACTAAACATCACCCCTCTGCTGGAACTAGAACCTACCACTGGAAACAGGCGATCCCTCATAGCTCTTATCTGATAACGCTGGCAGCAGCAGAGTTTGTAGAAATTCAGGATAACTGGGAGGATATTCCGGTACCCTATTATGTTTTGCCGGGGCAAGAAGAAAAAGCGCGAGTTTCTCTGACCAAAACTCCGCAAATGATACAATTCTTTTCCGAGAAGATCGGTCACCGCTACCCTTATGAGAAATATGCCAGTGTTTGTGTCAGCGATTTCATTTTCGGGGGTATGGAGAATACCACCGCTACTACTCTGACCGAAACTACTTTGCATGATGAACGTGCCCATCAGGATTATTCCAGCGACCCTTTGTTGGCACACGAACTGGCGCATCAGTGGTTTGGGGATTGGCTGACATGTCGTGATTGGAGTCATGGTTGGTTGAATGAGGGATTCGCTACTTACTTTGAAGCGCTATGGGCTGAGCAAGACCTAGGGCGTGATGACTTTATCTATGAAATGTACCAGAACTCCCAAATTTATTTCTCCGAAGATACCGGGCATTATCGTCGTCCGATTGTTGCCTATACCTTTAATATGCCGATAGACCTGTTCGATCGCCATCTCTATGAGAAGGGTTCGTTGGTTTTGCACATGATTCGCTATCTTCTGGGCGATGATTTGTGGTGGAAGACTATCACTTACTATGTGAACAAGCACAAGACCCAAAACGTGATTACCTCCGATTTGGAACGCGCGATTGAAGAGGCAACCGGCTTTAATCTGCAAGGCTTCTTCGAGCAATGGGTCTATAAGTCTGGCTATCCTGAGTTCAAACTTAGCTATAGCTATGACGATAAGAGCCAAACTGCAAAATTCAGCGTGGCGCAAACGCAGGAGATTAACGCTGAAACATCGCTGTTTACCTTACCGGTAGAAATCGCTTTTATAAGTGAAAGTGGTAAGCGTGAAATATTTAAGGTTGAGCTTGAAGAAAAAGAGCAGACCTTCTATTTCCGCTTAGCCGAAAAACCACTTTTTGCCAGTTTCGACCCGGATAATTGGATTCTTAAGACGGTGGATTGGAAACGTTCTGCTGAGCAACTAATAGCCCAACTTGAGAAGGACACCAATTCGTTTGGGCGTATCATAGCTGCACAGGAATTGGGCAAACTAGGGACGCTTGAAGCGGTAAATGCTCTATCAAGGGTTCTGGCAAACGATACCTTCTGGGCGGTTCGCGCCGAATGTGCTAAAGCTCTTGGCGTGGCTAAAACTCCTGCTGCGGAAAATGCGCTGCTGACGGCGTTGGCAACTGAGAAGCATGCCAAAGTGCGGCGTGCAATTACCGGAGGGTTGGGCGAATTTCGCACTGAAGCGGCGGTGCAGGCACTTACCAAAGTGCTGGCGGGCGACATCACCGATATTGTAGAAGGCTCTGCGGCTGTGGCGCTTGGTAAGACAAAACAACCCGCTGCCTTTAATACGCTAGTAGCGGCTTTATCCCGCGACTCGTTTAACCAGATGGTGCGAAACGGTGCGATTAATGGGCTGGTTGAATTGAAAGATTCGCGGGCATTGCCAATTGCGCTAGAGTGGACTGCCTACGGGAAACCTGACCAAAATCGGCAAGCGGCTACGGCTGCTTTGGGTAAAATCGGCAAAATCCTTAAGGACGATGAAAAGGAAAAGGTGGTTGAGCGGTTAACTGAATTATTGCAAGACTCAAGCTGGCGCACCCGCTTACAAGCAATTCTAGCGGCGCAAACGCTAGGCGATAACCGACATATCCCCAACCTGCAACGAATCGTAGATACTGCGGTGGAAGGGCGCGAGATCAGAATCAGCCGTGAGGCAATTGCGTCAATTCGCTCTGGCACAGCAAAAGATGACGAGGTCAAGAAGTTGCGTGAAGATTTGGATAAGCTACAAAGCGAGAACAAGGATTTGCGCGAACGACTTGAAACATTGGAGTCAAAAATAAAATAA
- the ppk1 gene encoding polyphosphate kinase 1, with the protein MTRNHPITTDNHQLIEPQKAYFNREISLLEFNYRVLEEAMDETHPLLERVKFLSIFYSNIDEFYMIRVSGLKAQVEEGVTESSEDGLTPREQLLLLRDRVQVLYKLAIRYFKETLLPLLAKAGIHIYNYSELNDEQKTTLKGYFDSTVYPVLTPLAVDPAHPFPHISNLSLSLAVVIKSPDGDNKFARVKIPQVLPRLVPVDVPYDRNQPELIRGRKRGYVWLEQLVAANLDTLFTGLQVVNSYAFRVVRDADIEIRQDEAGDLLQTVEESLARRRFGSVTQLLVDAHTPDSIKSILSSNLEIESDYVYPTEGPLGLADLMSLYELEIPGLKDPPFRPRVPSSLRSGTDIFASIRAHDILLHHPYDSFTPVIDFLNAAANDPDVLAIKQTIYRVGSNSPIVEALAEASLNGKQVSVLVELKARFDEENNIEWARALEKAGVHVVYGDIELKTHCKILLVVRKEPDGIRRYVHLSTGNYNYKTARVYTDIGLFTCQPDLGADASALFNSLTGYSLNTAYRKLLVSPGGIRQGLLERINREIEHVKAGRGGQLIFKVNALTDFKLIDALYEASQAGVSIDLIIRNSCCIIPGVKGLSENIRVISIVGRFLEHHRVFYFRNGDESAEEVWLGSADMMQRNLDRRVETTFPVEDLILKDWLIKEVLASYLKDNQKARLLLPDGAYNHIRPKSGEPAFNAQLWFLRRSQEHDSHSILEENQITRIED; encoded by the coding sequence ATGACTAGAAATCACCCGATTACTACAGATAATCATCAACTTATTGAACCTCAAAAAGCATATTTTAATCGTGAAATCAGCTTGCTGGAGTTTAATTACCGCGTACTCGAAGAAGCTATGGATGAAACACATCCATTGTTGGAGCGTGTAAAATTCCTAAGCATTTTCTACAGTAATATTGATGAATTCTACATGATTCGGGTTTCTGGGTTGAAAGCACAGGTGGAAGAGGGAGTTACAGAATCCAGTGAGGATGGGCTAACTCCGCGTGAACAATTGTTGCTACTACGCGACCGGGTACAGGTGCTTTATAAACTAGCGATAAGATATTTCAAGGAAACCCTACTACCCTTACTGGCTAAAGCCGGAATCCACATTTATAATTATTCAGAACTAAATGATGAACAAAAAACCACTCTAAAAGGTTATTTCGATAGCACCGTCTATCCGGTTCTTACCCCGTTGGCAGTAGACCCGGCACATCCCTTCCCACATATTTCCAATCTGAGCCTGAGTCTCGCAGTTGTAATAAAATCCCCCGATGGCGATAATAAATTCGCCCGCGTAAAGATTCCGCAGGTTTTGCCCCGACTTGTTCCGGTAGATGTACCTTACGATCGCAACCAGCCTGAACTAATACGAGGACGCAAACGCGGTTATGTTTGGCTTGAACAATTAGTGGCGGCTAATCTGGATACTTTATTCACCGGCTTGCAAGTAGTGAATAGCTACGCTTTCCGAGTAGTACGCGATGCCGATATTGAAATACGCCAAGACGAAGCGGGCGATCTTTTGCAAACTGTGGAAGAAAGCCTAGCGAGAAGGCGCTTTGGTAGCGTTACTCAACTTCTAGTAGATGCACACACTCCGGATTCAATCAAAAGCATTCTCAGCTCGAACCTCGAAATTGAGTCGGACTATGTTTATCCAACCGAAGGACCGCTTGGTTTAGCCGATCTCATGAGTCTTTATGAGCTTGAAATACCGGGGTTAAAAGACCCCCCTTTTCGCCCTCGCGTACCGAGTAGTTTGCGTAGCGGCACGGATATATTTGCCAGTATCAGAGCGCACGATATACTACTACACCACCCCTATGACAGCTTTACACCCGTAATTGATTTCCTCAATGCTGCGGCAAACGACCCGGATGTGCTGGCTATCAAACAAACTATTTACCGGGTCGGTTCTAATTCTCCTATTGTAGAAGCGCTGGCAGAGGCAAGCTTAAACGGTAAACAGGTATCGGTGTTGGTGGAACTCAAAGCCCGCTTCGATGAAGAAAATAATATAGAGTGGGCACGAGCACTTGAAAAAGCAGGGGTACATGTAGTCTATGGCGATATCGAACTAAAAACTCACTGCAAAATTTTGCTGGTAGTACGTAAGGAACCGGATGGTATTAGGCGCTACGTACACTTAAGCACCGGAAATTACAATTACAAAACCGCACGAGTATATACCGATATCGGTTTGTTCACTTGTCAACCGGATTTAGGCGCGGACGCTTCTGCGCTTTTCAACTCGCTGACTGGCTATAGCCTTAATACGGCTTACCGCAAACTTTTGGTTTCGCCCGGCGGAATCCGACAAGGTTTGCTGGAACGTATAAACCGCGAAATTGAACATGTTAAAGCGGGCAGAGGGGGGCAATTGATCTTCAAAGTGAATGCCCTAACTGATTTCAAGTTGATAGACGCTCTCTATGAAGCCAGCCAAGCCGGTGTTAGCATTGACCTGATTATCAGAAATAGTTGCTGTATCATACCCGGTGTAAAGGGCTTAAGTGAAAATATCAGAGTTATAAGTATTGTGGGACGTTTCCTTGAACACCACCGGGTTTTCTATTTTCGCAATGGTGATGAAAGCGCGGAGGAAGTTTGGCTTGGGAGCGCCGATATGATGCAACGTAATCTGGATAGGCGGGTGGAAACCACCTTCCCAGTAGAGGACTTAATACTCAAAGATTGGTTGATCAAAGAGGTATTGGCTTCGTACCTCAAAGATAACCAAAAAGCCCGTTTATTATTGCCTGATGGTGCTTACAATCATATTAGACCAAAAAGCGGAGAACCTGCCTTCAACGCTCAGCTTTGGTTCTTGCGCCGTAGCCAAGAACATGACAGCCATTCAATTCTAGAAGAAAATCAAATTACTAGAATCGAAGACTAA
- a CDS encoding lactate racemase domain-containing protein — MSAFDLRLPRMATIRQSLYHAPLGDAGVVVAVQREFARIGLLHKIQAGQTIAIGAGSRGVASINLIIKTLVEEVKRTGANPFVFPAMGSHGGATAEGQVEMLGTLGITESYIGCSIRSSMDVIELGTTARGVPVFLDKNAIQADGIIIANRIKAHTNFRGEVESGLMKMLAIGTGKQRQAMAIHAMGAEGLRDNIPEVGQAILDRASVLAGFASIEDGYHNATRIIGVEPENFLRTEIELLKEAKHYMPKLPLKQFDILVVDQIGKNISGSGMDSNVVGRVRLPGLNAFPEPDIQVIIALDMTEESHGNAVGVGLSDLTVRRLVNKVDYHATYTNVLTGNGPQHGAIPVTLESDREAIQTAIKYLLPPMNPSEIKMMRIRDTLTLDVLQVSEAVLKQLQSLDGIEVITELAEIEFDSSGSLF, encoded by the coding sequence ATGAGCGCTTTCGACTTGAGATTGCCGCGTATGGCTACTATCCGTCAAAGTTTGTACCATGCCCCTTTAGGCGATGCTGGTGTGGTTGTAGCGGTACAGCGTGAGTTTGCTAGAATCGGTTTGTTGCATAAGATTCAAGCTGGACAAACTATTGCTATCGGGGCGGGGAGTCGTGGGGTAGCTTCCATAAATCTGATAATTAAAACTCTGGTTGAGGAAGTTAAAAGAACTGGCGCTAACCCGTTCGTTTTTCCTGCAATGGGTAGTCATGGGGGGGCTACTGCCGAAGGACAAGTCGAGATGCTTGGCACTTTGGGGATAACCGAGAGCTATATCGGTTGTTCTATTCGCAGTAGTATGGATGTAATCGAATTGGGTACTACCGCTAGGGGAGTACCAGTATTTCTGGATAAAAATGCCATCCAAGCCGATGGAATAATAATTGCGAACCGCATCAAAGCACATACCAATTTTCGCGGTGAAGTGGAGAGCGGATTAATGAAAATGTTGGCAATTGGAACTGGCAAGCAGCGACAGGCTATGGCTATTCATGCAATGGGTGCGGAGGGCTTACGCGATAATATTCCAGAGGTCGGGCAGGCGATACTCGATCGTGCATCTGTGCTGGCAGGATTTGCTTCAATCGAAGATGGTTACCATAATGCCACCCGGATTATAGGAGTAGAACCAGAAAATTTCTTACGCACCGAGATTGAGCTTTTAAAAGAAGCTAAACATTATATGCCGAAACTTCCTCTCAAGCAGTTCGATATTCTGGTTGTAGATCAAATCGGCAAAAATATAAGCGGCTCGGGAATGGACTCAAATGTAGTGGGCAGAGTACGATTGCCCGGTCTTAATGCTTTTCCTGAACCTGACATTCAGGTGATTATTGCGTTGGATATGACGGAGGAGTCACATGGAAACGCCGTTGGTGTTGGTTTGTCGGATTTGACGGTACGTCGGTTGGTGAACAAAGTAGATTACCATGCCACTTATACTAATGTGCTTACCGGCAATGGTCCGCAACATGGGGCGATACCGGTTACATTGGAATCAGACAGGGAAGCGATACAGACTGCCATCAAGTATCTGTTACCTCCGATGAATCCCTCTGAAATCAAAATGATGCGTATCCGAGACACCTTGACGCTGGATGTATTACAGGTTAGTGAGGCTGTTTTGAAACAACTGCAATCTCTGGATGGGATTGAAGTTATCACAGAGCTTGCCGAAATTGAATTTGATAGTAGCGGTTCGCTGTTCTAA
- a CDS encoding PPC domain-containing protein, which translates to MKPNRTNYKIYKSRLFRVSVLLVVTVILVESALMASSYSPIADGALIAAEPTVANASWNGVLPTLPNSKEEAQKVEKQYSSPFNFNRVMQLDKAYLNSTNPKALAAGGSALNQSAPITTPLAPTPTPGYHVMAVCTGIPNTNDNYEPDNTAATAKTIQVATAQNHSLDPATDEDWVTFTAQAGRNYTITAESPSTETFPAIFLLDSSANVNTPLAADNGSGTTSASYISSINFTATTTGTYYVRVILGQLGSNSSTASCGTYTLSLTLNGIGTTVPATSTPGATPTLGTCQDRFESDNSPSQASLLKPSQSTIVPFNPTPGLPTIDTTNDGTQFHYSCPAGDVDWEYFDLVKGKTYSVFTSKLQGGIDTFMVLYQLNADGSLKPIYSSDDYPGAGLASRIDWVVPFTTGTPLGEYVRYYLAVKDVAGHGTDLMSYNLTLAAFGNGIGTCFDAYESDNTPNNAKEILINETQTHTFCPDGDTDWVRFYAKAGRVYSVGTSFSGLPAAGIDTSLFVWAISFDTTDPSQIASQVLIGQNDDRSDGDLSSQVNFGVPSDGIYYAEVRNTGDRGRNGMSYQLTFSTGTGVPTTAPTTTAATTTAAATAAGVSVNSLSLSFGDPGFMQVWDYTDLAVLSGRAARTWMWGSPGLAKTESYAEAPGGSRQVQYFDKSRMEINNPKSSRDSQWFVSNGLLVREMILGKIATGNSAFLQTVPNTIPIAGDLSSANPSPSYQSFSNLITVDGNGMATDRSGQTVTNGLTSDGNTFELSTAPVQVKLSKYVTETGHNIPDVFWNYLTSTGTVFNGNSYIKAQLMDWVYVMGLPLSEPYWIKAVVGGQEKDVMVQVFERRILTFTPSNSAEWQVEMGNVGQHYFQWRYGRP; encoded by the coding sequence ATGAAACCCAATCGAACTAATTACAAAATTTACAAATCCCGATTATTTCGAGTATCTGTACTCCTCGTAGTTACAGTAATACTGGTAGAATCTGCGCTTATGGCTTCAAGCTACAGTCCGATAGCAGATGGAGCTTTAATTGCGGCTGAGCCGACCGTTGCTAACGCTTCGTGGAATGGTGTTTTGCCAACGCTTCCAAACAGCAAAGAAGAAGCTCAAAAAGTTGAAAAGCAATACTCCTCGCCCTTTAATTTTAACAGGGTTATGCAACTGGACAAGGCTTACCTTAATAGCACTAATCCTAAAGCACTAGCTGCAGGTGGAAGCGCTTTAAATCAGTCTGCGCCTATAACTACGCCATTAGCGCCTACCCCTACACCGGGCTACCATGTTATGGCAGTTTGCACGGGCATACCTAATACTAATGATAATTATGAACCTGATAATACAGCCGCAACTGCAAAAACCATTCAGGTGGCAACCGCACAAAACCATTCACTAGATCCGGCTACAGATGAAGATTGGGTTACTTTTACTGCCCAAGCCGGACGAAATTATACAATCACGGCTGAATCACCATCTACTGAAACATTTCCAGCAATCTTTTTGTTGGATAGTAGCGCCAATGTTAATACTCCACTAGCTGCTGACAACGGAAGTGGAACTACCAGTGCTTCCTACATTTCTAGTATAAATTTCACTGCTACTACTACAGGTACTTATTATGTTAGGGTCATTCTAGGACAATTAGGATCAAACAGTAGTACAGCATCATGTGGAACATACACACTAAGTCTAACATTAAACGGCATAGGCACTACTGTACCCGCTACCAGCACCCCCGGCGCTACTCCAACCCTAGGTACTTGCCAAGATAGATTTGAGTCGGATAATAGCCCAAGTCAAGCTAGTTTGCTTAAGCCCAGCCAAAGCACTATTGTACCGTTCAACCCAACTCCCGGTTTGCCTACTATAGACACTACTAATGATGGAACTCAATTCCATTATTCATGCCCTGCAGGGGATGTAGATTGGGAGTATTTTGATTTGGTTAAGGGTAAAACATACAGTGTTTTCACCAGCAAACTCCAAGGCGGAATTGACACCTTTATGGTGTTGTACCAGCTTAACGCCGATGGTAGCCTCAAACCTATCTACTCCAGCGATGATTATCCCGGAGCAGGGCTAGCCTCTCGCATAGACTGGGTAGTACCTTTCACCACCGGCACACCACTTGGTGAATATGTTCGGTATTATCTAGCAGTTAAAGACGTTGCCGGACACGGCACCGACTTAATGAGCTATAATCTCACATTAGCAGCCTTTGGCAATGGAATTGGAACCTGCTTTGATGCCTATGAATCGGATAATACGCCAAACAATGCTAAAGAAATTTTGATAAACGAAACTCAGACCCATACATTCTGCCCTGATGGAGATACTGATTGGGTTAGGTTTTATGCTAAAGCAGGACGAGTTTACTCAGTCGGTACCAGTTTCAGCGGGCTACCTGCTGCTGGAATCGATACTTCACTATTCGTATGGGCTATTAGCTTTGATACGACTGATCCTTCCCAAATTGCAAGCCAAGTTTTGATCGGTCAAAATGATGACAGAAGTGACGGCGATTTATCCTCACAGGTTAACTTCGGTGTACCGAGTGATGGGATATATTACGCAGAGGTGAGAAATACAGGCGATAGGGGACGAAATGGGATGTCTTACCAGTTAACCTTCTCTACTGGGACAGGTGTTCCTACAACCGCCCCCACAACAACCGCAGCTACTACCACTGCTGCCGCTACAGCGGCAGGAGTCTCAGTAAATTCACTAAGCCTAAGTTTTGGTGATCCGGGTTTCATGCAAGTTTGGGATTATACCGATCTAGCGGTACTATCCGGACGCGCCGCCCGTACATGGATGTGGGGATCACCGGGTTTGGCTAAAACAGAATCCTATGCTGAGGCACCCGGCGGTTCACGACAGGTACAATACTTTGACAAAAGCCGGATGGAAATCAATAACCCTAAGAGTAGCCGCGACTCACAATGGTTTGTAAGTAACGGCTTGCTGGTCAGGGAAATGATTCTTGGTAAAATAGCAACCGGTAACTCAGCATTCCTGCAAACTGTACCAAATACAATACCGATAGCCGGGGACTTGAGTAGCGCTAATCCATCACCTAGCTACCAAAGTTTTTCAAACCTGATTACGGTTGATGGAAACGGTATGGCAACCGATCGCTCCGGGCAAACAGTTACTAATGGCTTAACAAGCGACGGGAACACTTTTGAACTGAGTACAGCACCTGTACAAGTTAAGTTGTCCAAATATGTAACCGAAACCGGACACAATATTCCTGATGTTTTCTGGAACTATCTCACTTCTACCGGAACAGTATTTAACGGAAACAGTTACATAAAAGCCCAATTAATGGATTGGGTATATGTAATGGGCTTACCGTTAAGTGAACCTTACTGGATAAAAGCCGTGGTTGGTGGTCAGGAAAAGGATGTCATGGTTCAGGTCTTTGAAAGACGAATCCTAACATTTACACCGAGTAATAGTGCGGAATGGCAGGTGGAAATGGGGAACGTAGGGCAACATTATTTCCAATGGCGCTACGGAAGACCTTAA